The DNA region attttttaaaaatcttgagGAAGGGAGGACATTTGAATgcttaaaaactaaaatattcaGATGTTAATATTTTCATTGGCAAACTAACATAACTAATAAAAACTTGTTTAGAAGTTATTATCCAAATCATCAGAAGATTTTAACATCCGGCTTTCGGCTTTTCCAATATCGATTTAAAGGACATGCTACTTTTTAGCATAATAGTATACGTCTGTAATTTTATTTAGGTGTAATTTGAAAAACTTGGAAATACACCTTTTTTACTACATTAGAGATACTCAAATTCTGAAATTTCATAAAATTAACTGTTTTTCCCACATTCCTTGGCCTTCAAAGTTTGTCTGGGATAATTTGTCAACCTTTCAGGACACTGAAACCCTAGGTTGTCTAGGTATTTATGGGAAGCACATTTGGTTTTTGTAAAATTGGCAAAAGATTGTTCCTTTAAAATGTTCCAATTAGAAATGATATATGAGAATTTCACCGCTATAAGACAATGCTTAAAAAGGCTATTCGTAACTATATGGAGAATATCGTCACTTCTATCAACCGCAAATTTTTCTCacgcaaaaaaaattcacaacaCCACGAATGGTGTAATCTCCCAGCTAGATCAGCTTCTTGTTATATTTTCAAGCAAGATGGCTACACAGCAGCAAGTAACttttatacacatttttaaagcattttaatctcggttttctttgtttactgtcATAATCGTCAAAGAGCGCTAACTATTTACGTAAGAAAACGTGAGATATTATACCAAGCACGTTTTAAATGTATTTCCACTCAAAAAGCAAAGCGGATCTAAACTGAACAAGAGAAATACCTATATTTAATTAGCTCTCTGCTAACTATCTTCTTTGTATTATGATTTTAATTGTGGCTAAGTGTGTGCTTATGTTATAAGCAGCAATTACGAAAAATATTTCCCTGCAAGTTTCTTGTTCTTTATAGTCAACGGAGTGGTAACAAGTTACCAATCAACCGCCAAtaataccccccccccccccccccctccatgAGCGCAATTagagagattttttaaaaatcgataTCTTGCAACAGACTTTTCCAGCAAAAAGcaatgtaaaaatattgcatgctTCCACAAAGCACGACTGTTGTAAATACGAAAACACTGTTGACGTAAACAGTCATTCTTAAGTAGTATTAAAGGAGGTTAGAAAACATAACTTCGCACGTTAAGTTTAAGATTGCATTGTCAATATTTTATATAAGTAGTACAAGTGGAATTCAACTTGACAACTCTTTAATGATGAATGTTAACGATTCAGAGATGGAAGCAAACCTAGAAAAATACATCGTCAGCGATGAAGACAAAAAAGTTGTCTTGGATTTCCTGGAGcatttaaaatcaaattttggaaatttatcTAAAGGATATGACGATGTGTCCTCAGTTTATGATAAAGTGATGGTACTTTTTAAATACGAAGCCTTTAAAAGATTAGCGAAAGACTTGGCCGTGTTTTTGAAGCATGAAAagttagaagaaaaaaagattctAGATGTTGGATGTGGTAATGGAAATCTTGGAAAATCTCTTGTTGAAGAAGGATTTAAAAACATCGATGGATTAGATATATCGGAGAAGTTGCTGGAGATGTGTAAAGAGACGAAATGTTACAATAACTTGTTTCAGGGTACGTGCTTTCCAAAACTTCCTTGCAAACGTTTTCACAGATAATAATCGCCTTTACCAAATTTGTTGCATTGAAATGTAAGAAATGCTTTAGAGAAGGAACTTTTTTGTATGCACAAAGCCAAGTAAATTATCACaagtattattatataaaaaaatattgttttgaaactctccaacaaaaatgaaatcacccAACAAGTTTTATTCTTGGAGAattatattaaaacaaacaatgtCTTCAGATTATAAtacaagtaaaataaaattcgtATTTAACTTAGCTTTACTTATCCTTGCGATTTGATAACTagttcttttcaaaaaaattattattctgATTAATTAAAATATTCACCTGTAATGGCGATGACTCTCTTGGCTTTATTGTGACAACTCAATGTTGattattataatatttatgACAACCTTTGATCTATTTCAGTGCCATTGACAGCTAAACCGACACCTGGTATTGAGGAAAATTCATACGACATTGTTGTTTCAAGTGGATGTTACGTGATGGGTCACATTCCACTTGACACTATAATTGAGTTGACACGTATAGTGAAGCCTGGTGGTTATATTTTCTACACACTTCATGACCCTAACTACACGATGGATTATATGAATTGGCATGGCAAGATAATGAAAGAAAAGAAAGCTGAATTGATCTCTATGAAACTGGCACCATACAGATTGGATCCGAAAAATAATTTCGAACCAACCTATGGTTATTACGTGTTATTCAAAGTATTATAATTCCACTGCATACTTTTTATTTacgaaaaacattttataatcaACAATGCATAAATAACAATACTTTTCTTAAGAACAGCATATCATTAAGAACTTTCAAATGCACCACTGCGGTGGACAATTTtgacaagaaaattttttattttatttttttaaccgtCAACTCAACTTTTGAACCAATTTTTGAACTTCCTTTCTTTCTAGGTGTCATCAGTGACACCGTTCATCCGGTTTGGACAAGTATTTACAATCCAATTCGATGTCAACTTTTAACTTGTTTATATATCATTATTTTGTGTAGtatataaaaaaggtttgcAAAACTTAAATTTAGATGATCACTGATGTAAAAATAGATCCTTCAAGACAATACCTTTGCtcaaaacaatataaaatttAGTACGACTGGCTGTTATTGAAaatatacctatatatatatatttggaaTATGATATCTTGATTCAGCACTACTATACAGCGTTTGTGATGGCTGATCGAATGACTTTTTCTCTGTCCTACTCCGTGTACAGAATATGTTGTAAGTTGATAATAATAGTTATGGCATCAATCCCCCATTAGATCTTAGATTAGTTGGTTAACTCctttgagggatataccctgtcaattggtattcttttttttacacagGGCATCCGGTAAAATGTAAATAAGATCGTACATAAGAAACTaaattgttttaatattattaattCACGCCTCGAAGTAGAGTGATTTATTAAAACTGGCTGCTGCAGTCATGGCAGATCGTTTCAAATTTGcgacatataaaaaaattgacaaagacACGATACTCTAGGTGACCCGATGTTCTACAAAGAAAACTATATTTGGGCCACCGAAAGAAAGGAAACAAAATCGAGCAACTAAAACATTAAGCttaacaaacataaaaacacaATATATTCTTTGTGAGTTGTACAACAGATTCATTTATTGCAACCAATGCTGCCTTGGAATTTCTAATACGAAAATCAAGACACATTTATGACAGCCGAATTGTGTTTAAACCGCCATGCCGTAGCACGGGATTCCTCAATCGTAGTCAAAAATGGTGGGAAAATATGCATcaatagaatatatatatatgaatgtATAGCTAGTTATATACACAGTCAGGGAGGAAACAGATAGCTAAATGCAAACATCCTAACTGTCCTGGTTCGATAGGGAAACTCTTAATATTAACAAAGATCCAATTTCACACAAAGTGTGTCCTGGTGTTAAGAATTTGAGTTGGAAAAAATATTCCGAAGCTGACAGAGGAAACGTTGTCTAATGAATCCTCACATTAAACACGCTTAACGACAATTACGGGAATCAGCATTGAGCTATCCATTTTCTCTGACGGATATATACGATTAGTTAAACAGTATAATAACTTCTTAACCAAGATTGTAATCGATAATTTACCAAGCTGGGCAATATTCCATACTTCCAGCGGGCTAAGTCTAAAACGCGTTTTTGTTTTAAGTAGATTGAGAAATCTCTTCAGTTTTCTCGCAATCTTAAGATAACTTTAGTGTTAACATCAAAGGTAGAAAAGTCGGTAATGTTACTACGATCAAGAAATCTTACACTACTTACAATGACAAATTTTGacttaaaaactataaaaattaatatcttGTCATATATATGTCAACACAAAGTTAATATAACATAGGTTAAAGCAGTATTTTTAAGCCAATCAGCAAAGTGTTTACAACCAACAGAAAGTCAAAAAACCCATGCCATACAAGAACTAAAGAAAATTCGAATTGCACTCTCCCCTATCTAATTGTAGGGGTGGGGTCGAATAATTAGGGTAGGGGGCAGAGACAACGGTAAAAATCAAGGGGGGAGTGTAATAGTTGGGAGGGGTGCAGATACAGTCAAATTACCGTAGATTGGGGTGGGGAGAGGGGGGTACAAGTGTTATTTCTTCAAGATGTATTACTGCAGTAAATATACAttgttttctttgctttttcccTCTGTTTACATAGTTTGGGGGGAGGGGTGTCTTTTATTATGGGGGGGGgggagttttgaaaaaaattccttCATTGGGTGGGAGTAATGTTTTAGCATACAAAACATCAGAGTGCTCAAAAGTCAAGATTtcgtgcttttttaaaaaaagatcaaactaaaataaaagcaaaagatATTTCGTTTTTTGTGCAAATTACTTCACATCAGACGCGACAAAATCCACGTTTCTCTGATCACCCTTATCATTATTTCTTTCATTTCTTCATATGTTGAAACATGGACtggtaaaaataaatgaatttcaCAAGTGGAAACGATTGAAAAACATTTACAATTCTGTACACAACCATGCAGAAATGCAAGTTTAATTGGCTGTCCTAAACCATCAGCAGGAAGATTAGCAGCACCAGTTATAAACTCTGCAATTTCTTCCAGTTTCAGGTCTCAGGTTTCTAAATTAattatgcaattttttttaataagcaatCAACCAATAAGAAACTTGTGCTTAGCTtcgtatttaaaactttagaaaaCCCATTATTGTTTGGTCTCtaatatatttttctgacatactGCTGTTAAATTAACAGCGGAAGCAAccaattgtttctttttttcttttttacaaccTCTTGTACGTTCTGATCCACTATAAGCAAGGCATCCTTTAGAGTTTCAGTGTTTCTGGAGCATGATGAAGAGGAAAACATTTTCTTGGAGGGAGTGAATGAGTTTTATTTCTGTCTTTTGTCCACGCCTGGAGAACAATCATTTGTGTATTACCAGTGTTGTCATTTCAGACTGTATTTTTTTGGTTGATCCGCACTTTTCCCATTCCCCTTAGTGCTTGGATACAAGTTCCGTAATGCACTGTCTATTATATTGTTATCGTCATTCTCTTCTCTCGTTTCAACTTCGCATTCAAGAGAAATCCTCTTAGAAACATTAACTAAACTAGTTCAAGAACGTCTCAGCTCGTTAACTAAATTTTCCTTGTTCGCCATTTTGTTTATCACACAGATTTATTCATACTATTTCGTACCTTGGATAATCAAGGCAACCTCGCTCTGATGTCTAACAACTAGCTTCCAGGCCCAGAAACAGTTGTAAAGAATGAGGCATAGACTTAAGGCTGGTTTCCACTTAAACGAATGCGGTCGAATCGATCGATGCGATCGAATCGatgttactaaaaatagaacattgcataatttttgtcgATCGACGTTGACCTGGCAGTCGAATTTGATCGAATTCAAAAGTAGCCCTCTACAAAAGCTTTCTACTTTTTTCTGGATCGATTGAAATTTATCCAATGAGAATGATTTGTACGCGCATGATGTAAACAAATCGACGAAGAAATGAATATTCACTGAATAGCAGGGAAAAAAAATggctgaaaacattttaaataatcGAAAATTTAATTCCATATTTGATGCAGCAACAGCACAATACACTATTTAACACGAGCAACAATTAAAAGATGAAAATGAATCACCGATTGTTAAGTGGTTATTAGCAGATGAATGTTGAGGAATTTGAGATAGCATTTGTAGAATAAGTCCGCGGATTTCAGGTCTCGGGAAACTTCCTCGAGACGTTTCAAAGAAAGTCTCACTAAGCAAAGATTGTAGGCAAATGACTGAAATAGAAGaacatttaaaataacttttgctTAACTTTTGCTTACCGTATTTATATGTCATGAAATTCTAAGTACACGCTCAATATcattatttcattttaaatttgtgtttttgttttaaaataaatttgaatgaATCGCCATCGATCGAGGCATGGTCGAATTTGAATGGaaaccaattttttaaaaacgccATCGATCGATGTCGATCAATACGACCACATTCGTTTGAATGGAAACCCGCCTTAAGttgtttaaaattgaaatttgaGATTTAAGTGAAAGATCGTTAACTTAGTTTGTTTATTTGCAATGTTTGGTGTAAAATTCTcgatttagtagtgaaaaagaaAGTTAGTAATGAAATGCAAGGTTAGTAATAAAGTCGACTATCTACTTTAACTACTGTCCACAAAATTTATTACATTTCGTTAGTAAAAGGTTGTAAAATGTTGACATTTTAAGTATGCATCAAGCTAAAAGTTTTTGTTGAGTCTTCTATACCGAACGGCATCATCTGTTTTTCTTAGCTTTATAAGCTTTTTAGTGGGGGGTCACACTAGAATTTTAAAAGCATGCTATAAATTTAAAGCACGGTTTAAAGCGTGCTTAATAATGTAAACgcatttttgctttattaaaaTGTCTTTCAAATTATGTTTCCTTGCTTTAAACATgctttaaataaaacaaaaataaagagtgcttcgaggcactctttatttttgctttagctGCTATAAGTGCATAAAAcaatagaataaaaattatgcacaaataTTTGAGTATTAAAAGTGAGGCTTTTGAGCGGGTATTATGAAAGTGAAAGTTCATTCGTATGTGAGAGAAACAACAACATGaacgttttgttttaaattttgtttacaactcTCCCTTTGATATTACCAGGAACTTGCTTTACTCaaagcatgctttattttttatactaaGCTTGCTTTATTCTAGTCCCCCTTAGTGATTTTTTGTGTTATTCCCTCTCGTTTTCGCCATCGTAGAGTTTGTTCGAGCGAACGTGTTGTTGTAGCTTGCTCTGGTTTCTACCAATATATAAGTGTTGTTTgtgtttcgtttttttttgttttttttttaaatcagtaaaaaatacattaatGAGACCATCAGTTGATTTTTTCTAACGCCATCGGAGATTTTGGCCTCGTCTAATAACGGACTAGAAACGAAGCAAAAACATCGAAACAAGCAGCAGTTTTGCCCTTTATCATCCCTTATCATAGAGCGTTTATtcctttgaaaaatattttcaagaaacaTTGGTCAATCATCACAAGCGACAGAGAACTGCATGAATTTTTTCAACTAAACCCTTTATTGCATTCACAAGACACAAAAACATCCAGGACCACCTTGTCCGGACGAAATTAAGGACTGGTGACTAACTAAATCTCTGGCGGCTGAATCATGCTTGTAATTAGAATatgaacttttttaaaactacaaaggATATACC from Hydractinia symbiolongicarpus strain clone_291-10 chromosome 6, HSymV2.1, whole genome shotgun sequence includes:
- the LOC130647187 gene encoding aklanonic acid methyltransferase DauC-like, whose translation is MMNVNDSEMEANLEKYIVSDEDKKVVLDFLEHLKSNFGNLSKGYDDVSSVYDKVMVLFKYEAFKRLAKDLAVFLKHEKLEEKKILDVGCGNGNLGKSLVEEGFKNIDGLDISEKLLEMCKETKCYNNLFQVPLTAKPTPGIEENSYDIVVSSGCYVMGHIPLDTIIELTRIVKPGGYIFYTLHDPNYTMDYMNWHGKIMKEKKAELISMKLAPYRLDPKNNFEPTYGYYVLFKVL